One window of Drosophila busckii strain San Diego stock center, stock number 13000-0081.31 chromosome 3L, ASM1175060v1, whole genome shotgun sequence genomic DNA carries:
- the LOC108598554 gene encoding CREB-binding protein produces the protein MTNVELYDSSNSQLSSDEYSNNEEDDGLMDMAVSKSTKSPKRHTLTSSTDTTPEKSSSASTTPRKLSNEMETSGCDDGNGDGKPKPPTSLPHTRRQIKQMQRDNRANIYYKKRSIKWLIQNSINKKDYLNELKNSLPKHREHARRMDEYREAKRAIELEAQARQQLHRQQQLHHQMQQRRERTPPRRPTRSDSNSPELICLDDTENEESPDKPSESSPPVPSSSVLVAPKTPPAFTLEIPTSPPPAENGCVLDEFLTMKPLPAVEQPISNNLPVRSLEMDLSTILSDLKEVPVVEQSNKRRRSVTPPNVHAVPAATEQRHKTIAVAEKTPEVDLITELYATPAAVAAPPKAAPINAAIVKAAPEMAIDNPPMFKLGGPFTLSEFYAPPKTPATPIISLETPTPTTEPMELCYERAKPAALTIEQADQTIEQAPTLETPTHTFAMPQFITPQAPAQSSSHAELFPAKPSSESSSKQTQTSATTTRSKSNIDLNNSNSDAVFHQRVKDLYSELDEIMTDKVRAVKPELKSYSEEKQRIELDLKALDKLVFQKEEEYNRLLHLRCVKEELLARLERKERILIMKEILPSILNKNCSTSELYEMHSLLLNEHNAPMPALSGPSAIEQMINRKESDLNDIKMWRSAMGMQAPANFLEPAPVNRRNSLPAMRPSKPPPPPPRSSAVSDNASASYGRQGQVRDVRSLIEDYRREHPEEVPLVGKRNKTPQQYRYQQLINESKRLTNSTPDLSAGTSYRQAQQLEPHSSHSSVDNHFEQGKPLFNSSPLNASHTRQQTRVHFAEPHSMYREELSGRAASHFNSNQPKHREFDRTANGEENFEHRCQHCHRYKATYMCAGCQNQWYCSRDCQVRAWDTHWESCPN, from the exons ATGACGAACGTGGAACTCTACGACTCCTCGAATTCCCAGCTGAGCAGCGATGAATATAGCAACAATGAAGAAGACGACGGACTAATGGACATGGCCGTGAGCAAATCAACAAAGTCACCCAAAAGGCATACACTCACCTCAAGCACTGATACAACGCCAGAGAAGTCCAGCAGTGCCAGCACCACTCCCAGAAAGCTATCCAATGAGATGGAGACGAGTGGCTGCGACGACGGCAATGGCGACGGCAAACCAAAGCCCCCAACCAGTCTGCCGCATACACGGCGTCAAATAAAACAGATGCAACGTGACAATCGagctaatatttattataaaaagcgCAGCATTAAATG GCTGATTCAAAATTCCATCAACAAAAAGGATTATTTAAACGAACTGAAAAATTCGCTGCCCAAACATCGTGAGCACGCCAGACGTATGGATGAATATCGTGAAGCCAAGCGCGCCATAGAGCTAGAAGCACAGGCGCGTCAGCAGCtacacagacaacaacaactgcaccACCAAATGCAGCAGCGACGTGAGCGCACACCGCCACGCCGTCCTACTCGCAGCGACAGTAATTCACCCGAGCTCATCTGCCTGGACGATACAGAGAACGAAGAGTCGCCGGACAAGCCCTCAGAGTCAAGCCCTCCGGTACCAAGCAGCAGCGTGCTCGTAGCGCCCAAGACCCCGCCAGCCTTTACGCTAGAGATACCCACATCGCCGCCACCTGCGGAGAATGGTTGCGTACTGGATGAGTTTTTAACTATGAAGCCGCTGCCGGCTGTGGAGCAGCCCATATCCAATAACTTGCCAGTAAGATCGCTGGAAATGGATCTTAGTACAATACTTTCAGACCTAAAGGAGGTGCCTGTGGTGGAGCAAAGCAACAAGCGTCGACGCTCAGTAACGCCACCAAACGTCCATGCTGTTCCAGCCGCTACTGAACAGCGCCACAAGACCATAGCTGTGGCTGAAAAAACTCCAGAAGTTGATTTAATAACAGAGTTGTATGCAACTCCAGCTGCAGTAGCAGCGCCACCGAAAGCAGCACCAATAAATGCAGCTATAGTTAAGGCAGCGCCAGAAATGGCCATTGACAACCCACCGATGTTTAAGCTGGGTGGACCATTTACGCTGTCGGAATTCTATGCGCCGCCCAAAACGCCAGCAACGCCCATAATTAGCTTGGAGACGCCCACACCAACTACTGAGCCTATGGAGCTGTGCTATGAGCGGGCAAAACCAGCGGCATTGACTATCGAGCAGGCAGACCAAACTATAGAGCAAGCGCCGACTTTGGAAACGCCCACGCATACGTTTGCTATGCCACAATTTATAACGCCGCAAGCGCCAGCACAATCATCATCACACGCAGAGCTCTTcccagccaagccaagctctGAGTCTAGCTCCAAGCAAACACAAACctccgcaacaacaacacgcagTAAAAGCAACATAGATTTAAATAATAGCAACAGCGATGCGGTGTTCCATCAGCGCGTCAAGGACCTCTACTCAGAGCTGGATGAGATTATGACTGACAAAGTGCGCGCTGTCAAGCCGGAGCTCAAGTCTTATAGCGAGGAGAAGCAGCGCATTGAATTGGATCTTAAAGCGCTCGATAAGTTAGTTTTCCAAAAGGAGGAGGAATATAATCGACTGCTGCACTTGCGTTGCGTTAAGGAAGAGCTGCTGGCGCGCCTGGAACGCAAGGAGCGCATTTTAATCATGAAGGAAATTCTGCCCTCCATACTCAATAAGAACTGCAGCACCTCAGAGCTCTACGAGATGCACTCGCTGCTGTTAAACGAACATAATGCGCCCATGCCTGCGCTAAGTGGTCCAAGTGCTATAGAGCAGATGATCAATCGAAAGGAAAGCGACTTGAATGATATCAAAATGTGGCGCAG TGCTATGGGCATGCAGGCGCCTGCAAACTTTTTGGAGCCCGCGCCAGTTAATCGACGCAACTCGCTGCCAGCGATGCGACCATCAAAgccaccaccgccaccgccgcgGTCCTCAGCGGTAAGCGATAATGCTTCAGCTAGCTATGGTCGACAGGGTCAGGTGCGTGATGTGCGCAGCCTCATAGAAGACTATAGACGTGAGCATCCCGAGGAGGTGCCGCTGGTGGGCAAGCGCAATAAGACACCGCAGCAGTATCG CTACCAGCAGCTGATCAACGAGTCCAAGCGGCTTACCAACTCTACGCCTGATCTCAGCGCCGGTACTAGCTATAGACAAGCACAGCAATTGGAGCCGCATAGCAGTCACAGCTCAGTGGATAATCATTTTGAGCAAGGCAAGCCTCTGTTCAACAGCAGTCCATTAAACGCTAGCCACACTAGACAGCAAACTCGAGTAcat TTCGCTGAGCCACATTCCATGTATCGTGAAGAGTTAAGCGGCCGAGCCGCCTCACACTTTAATAGTAATCAGCCTAAGCACAGAGAGTTTGATCGTACCGCCAATGGCGAGGAGAATTTTGAGCATCGTTGTCAGCATTGCCATCGCTATAAGGCAACCTATATGTGCGCTGGTTGTCAGAATCAATGGTACTGCAGTCGAGATTGCCAG GTACGCGCCTGGGATACACACTGGGAGTCCTGCCCTAATTAG
- the LOC108598573 gene encoding 1-acyl-sn-glycerol-3-phosphate acyltransferase gamma-like: MITLEELKKLRLIHLCVAITFFTSGLTINFTQLLLHVLLKPFNKHLFRKLMYYLCYSLYSQLVFIADWYAGCRMRVYMDAEDFKKYAGKEHVLLIMNHKYEIDWLAGWQICDKVGVLGNCKAYAKKAIRYVPCIGWAWWLAEFVFLNRDYDKDKEIIANQLKIVFSYPDPTWLLLNAEGTRFTPSKHEASVKFAQERGMTVLKHHLIPRTKGFTASLPSLRGICPVIYDINLAFKQDEKVPPTMHSLLNGKSVEPYMLMRRIPLERVPDDEKEAAAWLQQLFVEKDRIIDSFHETGSFFEKSGVEEVPYTVTEPRLSSLVNFFGWATYSMSLVAYYLISSLLAANWTGLIIALSVLGTFYWLMGSAIKSTQISKGSSYGAKTAKASTN; encoded by the exons ATGATTACGTTAGAGGAGCTAAAGAAACTGAGACTGATACATTTGTGCGTAGCCATAACGTTTTTTACGAGTGGCTTGACAATAAACTTTACTCAACTGTTGCTACACGTATTGTTAAAGCcatttaataagcatttattCCGCAAGTTGATGTACTACTTATGCTATTCACTCTACTCAC AGTTGGTTTTTATTGCTGATTGGTATGCTGGCTGCAGGATGCGCGTCTATATGGACGCGGAGGACTTTAAGAAGTACGCTGGCAAGGAGCATGTGCTGCTTATCATGAATcacaaatatgaaattgattGGTTAGCTGGCTGGCAGATTTGCGACAAGGTCGGCGTGTTGGGTAATTGCAAAGCCTACGCCAAGAAAGCGATTCGATATGTGCCCTGCATCGGCTGGGCCTGGTGGCTAGCAGAGTTCGTCTTCCTCAATCGTGACTATGATAAGGACAAGGAAATTATTGCCAATCAGCTCAAGATTGTATTCTCTTACCCCGATCCCACCTGGTTGCTGCTCAATGCCGAGGGTACACGTTTTACTCCCAGCAAACATGAAGCTTCGGTCAAGTTTGCCCAAGAACGTGGCATGACTGTGCTTAAGCACCATTTAATACCTCGCACCAAAGGATTTACAGCCAGCTTGCCCAGTCTTCGTGGCATTTGTCCAGTCATTTATGATATCAATCTGGCCTTCAAGCAAGATGAgaag GTGCCTCCCACCATGCACTCTTTGCTCAATGGCAAAAGCGTTGAGCCCTACATGTTAATGCGTCGCATACCCCTGGAGCGTGTGCCGGACGATGAGAAGGAAGCCGCCGCTTGGCTGCAACAGTTGTTTGTGGAAAAGGATCGTATAATTGATAGCTTCCATGAGACGGGCAGTTTCTTTGAGAAATCGGGCGTTGAGGAAGTTCCCTATACCGTCACGGAACCCCGTCTTAGCAGTTTGGTCAACTTTTTTGGCTGGGCCACCTACTCTATGTCTTTAGTCGCTTACTACCTCATTTCTTCACTGTTGGCCGCTAATTGGACCGGCCTAATTATTGCTCTATCAGTTTTAGGCACCt TTTACTGGTTGATGGGTTCCGCCATTAAATCCACGCAAATCAGCAAGGGTTCTAGTTATGGAGCTAAAACCGCTAAAGCGAGcacaaattaa
- the LOC108598642 gene encoding uncharacterized protein LOC108598642, whose product MANQLFFLSLADIFSVYPAIFKERSRQLKKTKQIYLPSDEEWMDKMYFMLLEMQRQVNESPDISITLKDIDKRDKPMFDAARKTKIISPSVSPNGRRSHILKYCHATTVRIRLKKGPRWQLPTIANAAKLLRKPPLSVNFQNEHEMRLAYSLIYDVFRYKTVLCNALTDICFFEQEEHKQYVDDEQRIWLMLFELYDRDFKSRNSEFQQQQAELYQQAEVIEHAAVLWKHRVRLSASISRMRICVGALRLSQLLPIHLQNEKVAIAAANPVVTGWINPFLVRNKAEADRLLMDMGFTIHGPDDEKPLLEQHCKWDNICPLVISCIPKNRSEFTKSVLMTKHYFIMQDKNFSYGPAIMSKLMDYFELYGDILQTHVDSPRSTAYLAALFYSVNRVNNFYVYGAGTNLKDYRRYMETIGVNNIRLFGDAFTSFPMESNRFRTVVGIFATPPNSFSAISDPIDLICSRGGDLSMLEVLTESEVSDEGKSRVGCILEEQLLTLTMSMSRPQVQFVLYQTHSIVQTENEDMVEHVLQVINKLALEKHKQAYREMKRLEALAEAEAANIPAAAMSKDSPRKKEKLSAEDKRKSQPELSAKQESVLEKEKLPKVDSIDLITTPDIDEFVSDVVPDICINQDNCIKGLSTGSFLSLVRRKCLTHLNEKYLIRMAERRGLFGKPASDKAKSKAVKLQEISEPAPPEPDNEIRISGVQQAHARLQHQRPTQASAIRSHLTKLSATQRQPIAFNFRQRECQRFYMLPIYMHSAKHSSRLWWQYAYKCVTRLGRNAIWHPSLKFQLHCKRQLRIRKLRQRAWSNRQPLRLHIMDIELICQLRRYSK is encoded by the exons ATGGcaaatcaattgttttttcTCAGCTTGGCGGATATATTCTCCGTCTATCCGGCCATATTCAAGGAGCGCAGCAGGCAGCTTAAGAAAACCAAACAAATCTACTTGCCCAGCGATGAGGAGTGGATGGACAAAATGTATTTCATGCTGCTCGAAATGCAGCGTCAGGTGAACGAATCGCCCGACATAAGCATAACACTCAAGGACATAGATAAGCGTGATAAGCCCATGTTTGATGCAGCACGCAAGACCAAGATTATATCACCGAGCGTAAGTCCCAACGGTCGGCGTAGTCATATCTTGAAATACTGTCACGCCACCACAGTAAGGATTAGGCTGAAAAAAGGTCCTCGCTGGCAGTTGCCGACGATAGCAAATGCGGCCAAACTGCTGCGGAAACCACCCTTGAGTGTCAATTTTCAAAATGAGCACGAGATGAGACTGGCCTACTCACTGATCTATGATGTGTTTCGAT ATAAGACTGTTCTTTGTAATGCTTTAACGGATATTTGTTTCTTTGAGCAGGAGGAACATAAACAG TACGTTGATGATGAGCAGCGCATTTGGTTAATGCTCTTTGAGCTCTACGATCGTGACTTTAAGAGTCGCAACTCAGagtttcagcagcagcaagcagagctCTATCAGCAAGCTGAAGTCATAG AACACGCCGCTGTGCTTTGGAAACATCGCGTGCGTCTTTCTGCGTCCATTTCACGCATGCGCATCTGCGTGGGTGCACTGCGTCTGTCACAGCTGCTGCCTATACATCTGCAGAATGAAAAGGTTGCCATTGCCGCAGCTAATCCTGTTGTGACTGGCTGGATTAATCCATTTCTAGTGCG CAATAAAGCTGAAGCGGATCGTTTGTTAATGGATATGGGCTTTACTATACATGGTCCGGATGATGAAAAgccgctgctggagcagcacTGTAAGTGGGACAATATTTGTCCTTTGGTTATATCCTGCATACCCAAGAATCGCAGCGAGTTTACCAAGTCTGTTTTAATGACCAAGCATTACTTTATAATGCAG GACAAAAACTTTTCCTATGGCCCAGCTATTATGTCTAAGCTTATGGACTATTTTGAGCTTTATG GTGACATACTGCAAACTCATGTAGACTCGCCACGCTCGACCGCCTACTTGGCAGCGCTCTTCTACTCCGTGAATCGCGTCAACAACTTTTATGTCTATGGCGCCGGCACCAATCTTAAAGACTATCGTCGCTATATGGAAACTATAGGTGTGAATAACATACGTCTCTTTGGCGATGCTTTTACATCCTTTCCCATGGAATCCAATCGCTTTCGCACTGTTGTGGGCATTTTTGCCACGCCTCCCAACTCCTTTAGCGCCATTTCCGATCCCATTGACTTGATTTGCTCGCGTGGTGGCGATTTGAGCATGCTGGAGGTGCTTACCGAGTCGGAGGTAAGTGATGAGGGCAAATCGCGCGTGGGCTGCATACtggaggagcagctgctgacgctgaccATGTCCATGTCACGGCCACAAGTGCAGTTTGTGTTGTATCAAACGCATTCCATAGTGCAGACTGAGAATGAGGATATGGTGGAGCATGTGCTGCAGGTAATCAACAAGCTGGCGCTGGAGAAGCACAAGCAAGCCTATAGAGAAATGAAGCGCTTGGAGGCGCTAGCAGAGGCGGAGGCAGCTAATATACCTGCTGCTGCCATGAGCAAGGATTCGCCGCGTAAGAAGGAGAAGCTCTCCGCGGAGGATAAGCGCAAATCTCAGCCAGAGCTAAGCGCCAAGCAGGAGTCTGTGCTGGAGAAGGAAAAGCTGCCCAAGGTGGACAGCATAGATCTTATAACCACACCCGATATAGATGAGTTTGTGTCGGATGTAGTGCCGGATATATGCATCAATCAGGACAACTGCATCAAAGGACTTAGCACTGGCAGCTTTTTGTCGCTGGTGCGTCGTAAGTGTTTAACGCATTTGAATGAGAAATATCTCATACGCATGGCCGAGCGTCGTGGACTCTTTGGCAAGCCGGCCAGCGACAAGGCCAAGTCGAAGGCAGTGAAGCTGCAGGAGATCAGCGAGCCAGCGCCCCCAGAACCGGATAACGAAATACGCATCAGTGGTGTACAGCAGGCG CACGCTCGTTTGCAACACCAGCGACCGACCCAAGCCAGCGCGATACGCTCGCACCTGACCAAGCTGTCGGCTACGCAACGTCAGCCCATTGCCTTCAACTTCAGGCAGCGCGAGTGCCAGCGCTTTTACATGCTGCCCATCTATATG CATAGCGCCAAGCACAGCAGTCGCCTCTGGTGGCAGTATGCCTATAAATGTGTCACGCGCTTGGGGCGTAACGCCATCTGGCATCCCAGTCTCAAATTCCAGCTGCACTGTAAGCGACAGCTGCGCATACGCAAACTACGACAACGCGCCTGGTCCAACAGGCAGCCACTACGCCTGCACATTATGGACATTGAGCTCATTTGCCAGCTGCGTCGCTACAGCAAGTAA
- the LOC108598643 gene encoding uncharacterized protein LOC108598643 produces the protein MDADFVNKYNQVLHRLKLVENFDGSDPGKLPQFLQKIEALIPAINSFDDYYKAQLIGHIKNKCTDRARDVVFTRQLSAPAAANGPALGNGKALLKAESWHKVREQLLHNFAERESSYALIHKIRSAVLDSNIELYYQKMAKLKQRLLNRKLTHNDTLYSLEDIERITLQVFRDHLPEPTHSMILRRNPKSMEEAYRYIVEVQQQFYTQSGPLAHEQGATFSTSHKQLYGVGTGVGMGLGIASVGLASTGFSYNRQLSEKTALYNQQQQQKSYYKQAAPAVGAGKTNPMFKSVGNPSFKSSFSYNGSSSSSMGAGYNNSKLDKNKTKDAKGFQLGGKTVKAANSGSSWRK, from the coding sequence ATGGATGCGgattttgttaacaaatacAATCAAGTGCTGCATCGCCTGAAGCTTGTCGAGAATTTCGATGGCAGCGATCCCGGCAAGCTGCCGCAATTTCTGCAGAAAATCGAAGCGCTCATACCGGCCATAAATAGCTTCGATGACTACTACAAGGCGCAGCTCATAGGACACATCAAAAACAAGTGCACAGATCGCGCCAGGGACGTGGTTTTTACACGTCAGCTAAGCGCTCCGGCGGCAGCCAATGGTCCTGCGCTGGGCAATGGCAAGGCGCTGCTCAAAGCAGAGTCCTGGCACAAAGTGcgcgagcagctgctgcataattttGCGGAGCGCGAGTCGAGCTATGCTCTGATACACAAGATTAGAAGCGCCGTCTTGGACTCGAATATAGAGCTGTACTATCAGAAGATGGCCAAGCTCAAGCAGCGTCTGCTCAATCGCAAGCTCACACACAATGACACTTTATACTCCTTGGAGGACATTGAGCGCATTACATTGCAAGTGTTCAGAGATCATTTGCCCGAGCCCACACATTCCATGATCCTGCGACGCAATCCCAAGAGCATGGAGGAAGCCTATCGCTACATAGTCgaggtgcagcagcagttctATACGCAGAGCGGTCCGCTGGCGCACGAGCAAGGCGCCACCTTTAGCACCAGTCACAAGCAGCTCTATGGCGTTGGCACTGGCGTGGGCATGGGTCTGGGCATTGCCTCTGTCGGCTTGGCTAGTACAGGCTTTAGCTACAATCGCCAGCTGTCCGAGAAGACGGCGCTgtacaatcagcagcagcaacagaagagTTACTACAAGCAGGCAGCGCCTGCTGTGGGCGCTGGCAAAACTAATCCCATGTTCAAGAGCGTTGGCAATCCCAGCTTCAAgtccagcttcagctacaacggcagcagcagcagcagcatgggcgccggctacaacaacagcaagctgGACAAGAACAAGACAAAGGATGCCAAAGGATTTCAGCTGGGTGGCAAGACTGTCAAAGCGGctaacagcggcagcagctggcgtAAGTGA
- the LOC108600946 gene encoding roquin-1, with protein sequence MPIQAPSWTDFLNCPICCNEFAASQRVPISLGCGHTICKLCLTTLYNRQCPFDQTVIVTDIDSLPINYALLQLVGNGSGAAATAVATELAPSVLKLPAEDLKCYKHGKQCIEELALHLKSFLNQNSSNLLTRPMQRKLVTLINCQLMEKEGRVRALRAARSLGERTVTELILQHQNPQQLSSNLWAAVRTRGCQFLGPAMQEQVLQLVLLALEEGSALSRKVLVMFVVQRLEPTFPQASKTSIGHVVQLLYRASCFKVSKREADSSLMQLKEEFRTYDALRREHDAQIVQIATEAGLRIAPEQWSSLLYGDIQHKSHMQSIIDKLQTPSSFKQSVQELLIALQRTPDTAKLTLLQQPLQYLASIDAAAEETSWSDVSQALDAVRQAVLGLVNFLQQHGVRKPQETSLISGPASSTNTKYKISLCRDLNIRGVCPRGTSCTFAHSQEEVDMHRARNRGKHMKVVMQQAVVKKPLGNELAPHNSAAMLPISPMHYMPPPAPTAPPRAYAPPAHGGVHPQLLHGPHAAMPRAPTQPVMNGLLVAPRFEPRFGFNRNAPPLPPAGRNPPNYNYHAPPPPPPYYANDGAPQSKNNLWEHAYMPKLAPSSKPTNHRVMAPILPATADTSFYEKKPPSNVNLELELVKPLPLTDAASTADTLPLFRNSSNSHHNNNNTNSHNHNNNNNNNNNTNSLLFWNTSNKELANFVRSDSILDDDTATFDVPTGSSLHSRYGPICPKRSSSNLQNWLTEQAKANSSLPIAELSYAKRESNNNGNNNINNNANKNSAGRDSVFIWNSDLNANPASTASNFWSNSESAAAAAAAAATTTAVVQPTSHNERLKQQLERKPHPQLLSEDSFEGGIDSSMMSELEKKLVDIVDPDDSGIKLD encoded by the exons atGCCGATACAGGCGCCCTCATGGACAGACTTTCTCAACTGTCCCATCTGCTGCAATGAAtttgcagccagccagcgtGTACCCATTAGCCTCGGTTGCGGTCACACCATATGCAAGCTCTGCCTGACGACACTCTATAATCGACAATGTCCCTTCGATCAG ACGGTAATTGTCACCGATATCGACAGTTTGCCTATAAactatgcgctgctgcagctggtggGCAATGGCAGTGGggctgctgctactgcggTGGCGACGGAGCTGGCACCCAGCGTACTCAAACTGCCAGCGGAGGATTTGAAATGCTATAAACATGGCAAGCAATGCATTGAGGAGCTagcgctgcatttaaaatccTTTCTCAATcagaacagcagcaatttgctcACACGTCCTATGCAACGCAAGCTGGTGACGCTGATCAATTGCCAGTTGATGGAGAAGGAGGGACGCGTGCGTGCTTTGCGTGCAGCGCGCTCCTTGGGTGAACGCACTGTGACTGAGCTTATACTACAGCATCAGAATCCACAGCAGCTGAGCTCGAATCTCTGGGCAGCAGTACGCACGCGCGGCTGTCAGTTCCTGGGACCTGCGATGCAGGAGCAAGTGCTGCAGTTGGTGTTGCTGGCGTTGGAGGAAGGTTCGGCCTTGTCGCGCAAGGTGTTGGTTATGTTTGTGGTGCAGCGTTTGGAGCCAACATTTCCGCAGGCGTCCAAGACCAGCATAGGACATGTGGTGCAGCTGCTTTATCGTGCCAGCTGCTTCAAGGTGTCCAAACGCGAGGCAGACTCATCGCTTATGCAGCTCAAGGAGGAATTTCGCACCTACGATGCGCTGAGGCGTGAACACGATGCGCAAATAGTGCAGATTGCCACGGAGGCAGGACTACGCATAGCGCCAGAACAGTGGTCCTCATTGCTGTATGGCGACATACAACACAAGTCGCATATGCAGAGCATCATAGACAAGCTGCAGACGCCCTCAAGCTTCAAGCAATCCGTGCAGGAGCTGCTCATAGCCTTGCAGCGCACGCCCGATACGGCCAAactgacgctgctgcagcagccactgcaaTATCTAGCTAGCATAGACGCCGCTGCGGAGGAAACCAGCTGGTCGGATGTGTCACAAGCCTTGGATGCAGTGCGGCAGGCAGTGCTGGGCTTGGTCAACTTTCTGCAGCAGCATGGCGTGCGAAAACCACAAGAGACCAGCTTGATCAGCGGCCCTGCAAGCAGCACCAATACCAAGTACAAGATCAGCTTGTGTCGTGACCTCAACATACGCGGCGTTTGTCCACGTGGCACCAGCTGCACCTTTGCCCACTCACAGGAGGAAGTGGATATGCATCGCGCACGCAATCGCGGCAAGCATATGAAAGTCGTGATGCAGCAAGCAGTGGTTAAGAAGCCACTGGGCAATGAACTGGCGCCGCACAACAGCGCAGCCATGTTGCCCATTTCTCCCATGCACTATATGCCGCCGCCAGCACCAACGGCGCCACCTCGAGCTTATGCGCCACCAGCGCATGGTGGCGTGCatccgcagctgctgcatggcCCACACGCCGCCATGCCACGTGCCCCAACACAGCCAGTAATGAATGGACTGTTGGTGGCGCCACGCTTTGAGCCACGCTTCGGCTTTAATCGCAATGCTCCACCACTCCCGCCAGCTGGACGCAACCCACCGAACTACAACTATCAtgcgccgccaccgccgccgccgtacTATGCCAACGATGGCGCGCCGCAGAGCAAAAACAATCTTTGGGAGCACGCATATATGCCGAAGCTAGCACCGTCCAGCAAGCCAACAAACCATCGCGTCATGGCGCCGATTTTACCCGCAACAGCTGATACCTCATTTTACGAAAAGAAACCGCCGAGTAATGTTAATCTAGAACTGGAGCTGGTCAAGCCGTTGCCACTCACCGATGCCGCTTCCACTGCTGACACATTGCCGCTCTttcgcaacagcagcaacagccaccacaacaacaacaacaccaatagCCACaatcataacaataacaacaataacaacaacaacaccaattCCCTTCTCTTTTGGAACACTTCCAACAAGGAGCTGGCCAACTTTGTGCGCTCCGACTCCATATTGGACGACGATACCGCCACCTTTGATGTGCCAACTGGCTCGAGTCTACACAGTCGCTACGGTCCCATATGCCCCAAGCGGTCCAGCAGCAATCTGCAGAATTGGCTAACAGAGCAGGCCAAGGCCAACAGCAGTTTGCCTATAGCAGAGCTGAGCTACGCCAAGCgtgagagcaacaacaatggcaacaacaatataaacaacaatgcCAATAAG AACTCAGCTGGACGTGATAGCGTGTTTATATGGAACAGTGATCTAAATGCCAATCCAGCCAGCACAGCGAGCAACTTTTGGAGCAACAGCGAATCCGCCgccgcggcagcagcagcagcagcaacaaccacagcagTAGTGCAGCCGACGTCCCACAACGAAAGACTGAAGCAACAGTTGGAGCGCAAGCCGCATCCACAGCTGCTATCCGAGGATAGTTTTGAAGGTGGCATCGATAGCAGCATGATGAGTGAACTGGAAAAGAAATTGGTCGACATAGTCGATCCGGATGACAGTGGCATTAAGCTAGACTAG